In Haliotis asinina isolate JCU_RB_2024 chromosome 15, JCU_Hal_asi_v2, whole genome shotgun sequence, one DNA window encodes the following:
- the LOC137265268 gene encoding RING finger protein 37-like, with product MLVDFGHWSLQPSVSCDKPSSDGYEVENLTSRDSSHHCRGFLAENFIKPPVNITYTFPCKISIHQIYINPVIGAQKSTAIEIYTSSNSITNSWLGDTDSGRNGRRGGHFDSPFFINIGKISSEKPGQLCFTYPRFVATPPYSVDRMCVNGCQISELRNQRTQCLIAVSQLTIRITRTSGSCVPAVKSVKILGQPAVSNRREILEKVYKIYVESINPMPKIADKVKSTETKPNTSLETDSGLEIPDEFLDPILCEIMALPMLLPCGKSLDQSTLDKYIDTEASWGRQPNDPFTGVPFSADSKPIPNNSLKSRIDAFVLQNSNNEKLKCVPRTLGRKDGGIVSKPSQTSLISSVSNSAHCSMNSNLKRNMDFHEHESELHSKKLKTDSSVLRSTVVSSNGISENNQNSSQPVLSQSRGGNSQSHHPTSHESQLNSSLCQAMSLLNGLPSFTKRQCIARKCEEPRETCVSCHCDLDKSKSVYKLLCSHLICRPCLLRPGSSKQMILCGKCDNVSPLSQVIRVHV from the coding sequence ATGCTGGTAGATTTTGGTCATTGGAGCCTTCAACCATCAGTGTCATGTGACAAGCCCTCGTCTGATGGATATGAGGTTGAAAATCTGACATCACGAGACTCCTCCCACCACTGTAGAGGTTTCCTGGCTGAGAACTTCATCAAACCTCCAGTCAACATTACATACACATTTCCATGCAAGATTTCAATCCATCAGATATATATCAACCCAGTTATTGGAGCTCAGAAATCTACAGCAATTGAAATCTACACCTCATCAAACAGCATCACAAATTCATGGCTGGGTGACACTGATTCGGGTAGAAATGGCAGAAGGGGAGGACATTTTGACAGTCCCTTTTTCATCAATATTGGCAAAATCAGTTCAGAGAAGCCAGgacaattgtgttttacatATCCAAGATTTGTAGCAACTCCACCCTATTCTGTGGACAGAATGTGTGTGAATGGTTGTCAGATTTCTGAATTGAGAAATCAGCGAACTCAGTGCCTGATAGCTGTCAGTCAACTGACAATCAGAATCACTCGCACCAGTGGCTCATGTGTCCCTGCTGTAAAATCTGTTAAAATCCTTGGTCAACCTGCAGTCTCAAATCGGAGAGAAATACTTGAAAAAGTCTACAAAATATATGTGGAAAGCATAAATCCAATGCCAAAAATTGCTGACAAAGTGAAGTCAACAGAGACAAAGCCTAATACAAGCTTAGAAACTGATTCTGGTCTGGAAATACCAGATGAGTTCTTGGACCCGATATTGTGTGAAATAATGGCATTACCAATGCTGTTACCATGTGGAAAGAGTCTTGACCAATCAACTCTAGATAAATATATTGACACTGAAGCTTCATGGGGTCGTCAACCTAATGATCCTTTCACAGGAGTTCCATTTTCTGCGGATTCCAAACCAATTCCAAACAATTCTCTGAAATCAAGAATTGATGCCTTTGTGTTACAGAATTCCAACAATGAGAAATTGAAATGTGTACCAAGGACACTTGGGAGAAAAGATGGAGGTATTGTGAGTAAACCCAGTCAGACCTCATTAATTTCATCAGTGTCAAATTCAGCACATTGCAGCATGAATTCAAATTTGAAACGGAATATGGATTTTCATGAACACGAAAGTGAGTTACAttcaaaaaaattaaaaactgaCTCTTCAGTTCTGAGATCAACAGTGGTGTCATCAAATGGCATATCAGAAAACAATCAAAACAGTTCACAACCTGTGCTGTCACaatcaaggggaggtaactcccaATCTCATCATCCAACCTCGCATGAATCACAACTGAACAGTAGTTTGTGCCAAGCTATGTCTCTCCTTAATGGTTTGCCATCGTTCACAAAGAGACAATGCATTGCAAGAAAGTGTGAAGAGCCGAGAGAAACGTGTGTCAGTTGCCACTGTGATTTAGATAAATCTAAATCTGTGTATAAACTATTGTGTTCTCACTTGATCTGTCGGCCATGCTTATTGAGGCCAGGTTCGTCAAAACAAATGATACTCTGTGGAAAATGTGATAATGTTAGCCCATTGTCACAGGTCATAAGGGTTCATGTATAA